The following coding sequences lie in one Sphingomonas sp. M1-B02 genomic window:
- a CDS encoding MFS transporter, which produces MARMDARETLLNAPLHWRQIATIALCIFLNALDGFDVLSISFAAPGIVGEWGIDRAALGIVLSMELIGMALGSILLGQVADRIGRRPIVLGCLAAMAAGMLLAGRAQSIEALSLWRFLTGIGIGGMLATISATVAETSNARRRNLAVALMSCGYPLGAVVGGSIASSLLVTHDWRAVFEFGALVTAACLPLAWWLVPESIEFLLSRGRPADLAKVERIMAGLGHSGRFEPAAATVRAPRASLWHGPLARTTMLLTLAYFAHILNFYFLVKWIPKVVVDMGFPASSAGGVLVWTNVGGAAGALLFSALVTVVDVRKLTIAFLVLSSGAVALFGQSPSDLSQLSLFAALAGFCTNAVIIGIYALTAASFPAEQRASGVGAVIGIGRGGAALGPIVAGFLFAAGWSLPIVAIAMGLGSLIGAAALVLLARRPAI; this is translated from the coding sequence ATGGCCAGGATGGACGCGCGCGAGACCCTGTTGAACGCCCCGCTTCACTGGCGGCAGATCGCTACGATCGCGCTGTGCATATTCCTCAACGCGCTCGATGGTTTCGACGTGCTCTCGATCAGCTTCGCGGCGCCGGGCATCGTCGGCGAATGGGGCATCGATCGCGCCGCTTTGGGCATCGTCCTGTCGATGGAGCTGATCGGCATGGCGCTCGGCTCGATCCTGCTCGGGCAGGTCGCCGATCGAATCGGGCGCCGCCCGATCGTGCTGGGCTGCCTGGCGGCGATGGCGGCGGGGATGCTGCTCGCGGGCCGGGCGCAGTCGATCGAGGCCTTGTCTCTCTGGCGTTTCCTCACCGGCATCGGCATCGGCGGGATGCTGGCGACGATCAGCGCGACGGTGGCGGAGACGTCCAACGCGCGACGCCGCAACCTGGCCGTCGCCCTGATGTCGTGCGGCTATCCGCTCGGCGCCGTCGTCGGCGGGTCGATCGCGTCGAGCCTGCTGGTGACGCACGACTGGCGCGCGGTGTTCGAATTCGGCGCGCTGGTGACCGCCGCCTGCCTGCCGCTGGCCTGGTGGCTGGTGCCCGAATCGATCGAGTTCCTGCTGTCACGCGGGCGCCCGGCCGATCTGGCGAAGGTCGAGCGGATCATGGCCGGGCTGGGCCATTCGGGGCGCTTCGAGCCTGCGGCAGCCACCGTCCGCGCCCCGCGCGCGTCGCTGTGGCACGGGCCGCTGGCGCGGACGACGATGCTGCTGACCCTCGCTTATTTCGCGCATATCCTGAACTTCTATTTTCTCGTGAAATGGATCCCCAAGGTGGTGGTCGACATGGGCTTCCCGGCCTCGTCTGCGGGCGGCGTGCTGGTGTGGACCAATGTCGGCGGCGCCGCCGGCGCCTTGCTGTTCAGCGCCCTGGTGACCGTGGTCGACGTGCGTAAGCTGACGATCGCCTTCCTGGTCCTGTCGAGCGGCGCGGTCGCATTGTTCGGCCAGAGCCCGAGCGATCTTTCGCAGCTTTCCTTGTTCGCCGCGCTGGCTGGCTTCTGCACCAATGCGGTGATCATCGGCATCTACGCGCTGACCGCCGCCAGCTTCCCGGCCGAGCAGCGCGCCAGTGGCGTCGGGGCGGTCATCGGCATCGGTCGCGGCGGGGCCGCGCTGGGTCCGATCGTCGCCGGTTTCCTGTTCGCCGCGGGCTGGAGCTTGCCGATCGTCGCCATCGCGATGGGGCTCGGCTCGCTGATCGGCGCCGCCGCGCTGGTCCTTCTCGCCCGCCGTCCCGCCATTTGA
- a CDS encoding dihydroneopterin aldolase, with product MTDYIEIGIRDAEVIADIGMLAHEIGRPQTLRISATLRIRMPDADRIDATLDYKRIVEAAESLGGQRIALIETFARRLAEACLLDPRVLQADILVEKPQALASGKAFARIELHRSA from the coding sequence ATGACCGACTATATCGAGATCGGCATTCGGGATGCGGAAGTGATTGCCGATATCGGCATGCTCGCGCACGAGATCGGCCGGCCCCAAACGCTCCGGATCAGCGCGACGCTGCGGATCCGGATGCCCGATGCCGATCGGATCGACGCCACGCTGGATTACAAGCGGATCGTCGAAGCGGCGGAATCATTGGGAGGGCAGCGCATCGCGCTGATCGAGACCTTCGCAAGACGGCTCGCCGAGGCGTGCCTGCTGGACCCTCGCGTCCTGCAGGCCGATATACTAGTCGAGAAGCCGCAGGCGCTCGCCAGCGGCAAGGCCTTTGCCCGGATCGAACTGCACCGCAGCGCCTGA
- a CDS encoding class III extradiol dioxygenase subunit beta: MARITAGVGTSHVPAIGAAIDHGKTGEPYWQPVLAGYEWTRIWEREVAKPDVVILVFNDHASAFDMRIIPTFAIGCGESFKPADEGWGPRPVPVVEGHPDLAWHIAQSLILDEFDMTIINEMDVDHGLTVPLSVVFGQVPAWPCKVIPLAVNVVTYPPPSGNRCWALGEAIARAVASYPEDLNVQVWGTGGLSHQLQGTRAGLINRDWDNRFLDRLVGDSDELRRIPHLEYLRETGSEGIEMVMWLIMRGAMGRTTRQLHRHYHVPASNTAVGHIVLEPVPTETG; encoded by the coding sequence ATGGCACGCATCACCGCAGGTGTCGGCACCAGCCACGTCCCCGCGATCGGCGCCGCGATCGATCATGGCAAGACCGGCGAGCCATATTGGCAGCCGGTCCTCGCGGGCTACGAATGGACCCGTATCTGGGAACGGGAAGTCGCGAAACCCGACGTCGTCATCCTGGTCTTCAACGATCATGCCTCGGCATTCGACATGCGGATCATCCCGACCTTCGCGATCGGCTGCGGCGAAAGCTTCAAGCCCGCCGACGAGGGCTGGGGCCCGCGCCCGGTGCCGGTGGTGGAAGGCCACCCCGATCTCGCCTGGCACATTGCCCAGAGCCTGATACTCGACGAATTCGACATGACGATCATCAACGAGATGGACGTCGATCACGGGCTGACCGTGCCGCTGTCGGTGGTGTTCGGGCAGGTGCCGGCCTGGCCGTGCAAGGTAATCCCGCTGGCAGTCAACGTCGTCACCTATCCGCCGCCCTCGGGCAACCGCTGCTGGGCGCTCGGCGAAGCGATCGCCCGCGCCGTCGCGAGCTATCCCGAGGATCTCAACGTCCAGGTGTGGGGCACCGGCGGGCTCAGCCACCAGCTCCAGGGCACGCGCGCCGGGCTGATCAACCGCGACTGGGACAATCGCTTCCTCGACCGCCTCGTCGGCGACAGCGACGAACTACGCCGGATCCCGCATCTCGAATATCTGCGCGAGACCGGATCGGAGGGGATCGAGATGGTGATGTGGCTGATCATGCGCGGCGCGATGGGCCGGACCACCCGCCAGCTGCATCGCCATTATCATGTGCCCGCCAGCAACACCGCCGTCGGACATATCGTCCTGGAGCCGGTGCCGACCGAAACCGGATGA
- a CDS encoding bifunctional 5,10-methylenetetrahydrofolate dehydrogenase/5,10-methenyltetrahydrofolate cyclohydrolase, producing the protein MGRSEVEARISPPAVAPVALIDGTAFAAGLVDRVAIQVADLVRATGMTPGLAVVLVGSDPASEIYVRRKIAQTRRAGMESFEHRLAAETGQAELLALIEQLNQDETVHGILVQLPLPPQIDAAAVLDAIAPTKDVDGFHPVNVGRLSTGTGGLVPCTPLGCMLLLETVIDDFRGLKAVVIGKSNIVGKPVALLLLERECTVTVTHILTRNLPEIVRGADIVVAAAGSPGLVRGDWIKPGAVVIDVGINRIATADGRSRIVGDVVTAELGHARAVTPVPGGVGPMTIACLLANTLQAARDLVLPAPDDRTVG; encoded by the coding sequence GTGGGGAGGAGCGAAGTCGAAGCGCGCATAAGCCCCCCGGCCGTGGCGCCGGTCGCTCTGATCGACGGTACTGCGTTTGCCGCCGGCCTCGTGGACCGGGTCGCGATCCAGGTCGCGGATCTCGTCCGCGCCACCGGCATGACGCCGGGGCTTGCCGTCGTGCTTGTCGGCAGCGATCCGGCCAGCGAAATCTATGTCCGCCGCAAGATCGCCCAGACCCGCAGGGCCGGGATGGAGTCGTTCGAGCATCGACTTGCCGCCGAGACTGGCCAGGCCGAATTGCTGGCGCTGATCGAGCAGCTGAATCAGGACGAAACCGTCCACGGAATCCTCGTGCAGTTGCCCTTGCCCCCTCAGATCGACGCGGCCGCGGTGCTGGATGCGATCGCGCCGACGAAGGATGTCGACGGCTTCCATCCGGTGAATGTCGGGCGGCTCTCGACCGGCACCGGCGGGCTCGTCCCCTGCACCCCGCTCGGCTGCATGCTGCTGCTCGAGACGGTTATCGACGATTTCCGCGGGCTCAAGGCGGTCGTCATCGGCAAGTCGAACATCGTCGGCAAGCCGGTCGCGCTGCTGCTGCTCGAACGCGAATGCACCGTCACGGTGACCCATATCCTGACGCGCAACCTGCCGGAGATCGTCCGGGGCGCGGACATCGTCGTCGCCGCCGCGGGCAGCCCGGGGCTGGTGCGCGGCGACTGGATCAAACCCGGAGCCGTCGTGATCGACGTCGGCATCAATCGAATCGCCACAGCCGACGGTCGCAGCCGGATCGTCGGCGACGTGGTGACCGCCGAACTCGGCCATGCCCGCGCAGTCACGCCCGTGCCCGGCGGTGTCGGACCGATGACGATCGCCTGCCTGCTCGCAAACACCTTGCAGGCGGCGCGCGATCTGGTCTTGCCTGCGCCTGACGACCGGACGGTCGGCTGA
- the desA gene encoding syringate O-demethylase — MSNLEQVLGQAGDIVELLRNQQTGPNAYPGVPAEYSNWREEQWAWQHSAVLFNQSYHMVDLAIQGPDAFALLNYLGVNSFKGFTVDKAKQWVPVTPEGYVIGDGILFYLAENSFNLVGRAPCAEWIEYHVATGDWDVTLERDERTAMRSDGKRKSYRFQVQGPNAFKVMNDAVGGEVPVLKFFNMTTLKIAGKDVRALRHGMAGQPGYELFGPWEDYKAVHAALVEAGKPHDMKLVGGRTYSSNTLESGWIPSPLPAVYTGESLKAYREWLPATSYEAKASIGGSFVGASVEDYYLTPWDLGYGPFVKFDHDFIGREALEKMAEGPHRRKVTLALDNEDVLRVMSSMFSKGDRAKFMEFPSAVYSMHPYDCVLVDGQTVGLSTWIGYSWNEGRMLTLAMVEEKFAEPGTEVTLLWGEPDGGTRKPTVERHVQTEIKAVVSPVPYSEVARDAYAESWRTKQPA, encoded by the coding sequence ATGAGCAATCTTGAACAGGTTCTGGGCCAGGCCGGCGACATCGTCGAACTGCTGCGCAACCAGCAGACCGGCCCCAATGCCTATCCCGGCGTGCCCGCCGAATATTCCAACTGGCGCGAGGAGCAATGGGCCTGGCAGCATAGCGCCGTGCTGTTCAACCAGAGCTACCACATGGTCGATCTGGCGATCCAGGGCCCCGATGCGTTCGCCTTGCTCAACTATCTGGGCGTGAACAGCTTCAAGGGCTTCACCGTCGACAAGGCCAAGCAGTGGGTGCCGGTCACGCCAGAGGGCTATGTCATCGGCGACGGCATCCTCTTCTATCTCGCCGAGAATTCGTTCAACCTGGTCGGCCGCGCGCCCTGCGCCGAATGGATCGAATATCATGTCGCCACCGGCGATTGGGACGTCACGCTCGAGCGCGACGAGCGCACCGCGATGCGCAGCGACGGCAAGCGCAAATCCTATCGCTTCCAGGTCCAGGGGCCCAATGCGTTCAAGGTGATGAACGACGCGGTCGGCGGCGAAGTGCCGGTGCTCAAATTCTTCAACATGACCACGCTCAAGATCGCCGGCAAGGACGTGCGCGCGCTGCGCCACGGCATGGCCGGGCAGCCGGGCTACGAGCTGTTCGGACCGTGGGAAGACTATAAGGCGGTTCACGCCGCATTGGTCGAGGCCGGCAAGCCGCATGACATGAAGCTGGTCGGCGGGCGGACCTATTCGTCGAACACGCTCGAATCGGGCTGGATCCCGTCGCCGCTGCCCGCGGTCTATACCGGCGAGAGCCTGAAGGCGTATCGCGAATGGCTGCCCGCGACGTCGTACGAAGCCAAGGCCTCGATCGGCGGCAGCTTCGTCGGCGCGAGCGTCGAGGATTATTATCTGACGCCGTGGGACCTGGGCTATGGCCCGTTCGTCAAGTTCGACCATGATTTCATCGGCCGCGAAGCGCTCGAGAAAATGGCCGAGGGTCCGCATCGCCGCAAGGTGACGCTCGCGCTCGACAATGAAGACGTGCTGCGGGTGATGAGCTCGATGTTCAGCAAGGGCGATCGCGCCAAGTTCATGGAATTCCCCTCGGCGGTCTATTCGATGCACCCCTATGATTGCGTGCTCGTCGATGGCCAGACGGTCGGGCTTTCGACCTGGATCGGCTATAGCTGGAACGAGGGCCGCATGCTGACCCTCGCGATGGTCGAAGAGAAGTTTGCCGAGCCGGGCACCGAAGTGACGCTGCTGTGGGGAGAGCCCGACGGCGGCACGCGCAAGCCCACGGTCGAGCGCCACGTCCAGACCGAGATCAAGGCCGTGGTCAGCCCGGTGCCTTATTCGGAAGTCGCGCGCGACGCCTATGCCGAGAGCTGGCGCACCAAGCAGCCCGCCTGA
- the ligA gene encoding protocatechuate 4,5-dioxygenase subunit alpha: MDIAAYLDELEDIPGTHVFTARRARQGYHLNQCCMSLMHAENRDRWRADEAAYLTDWKLSDDQRTALLARDYGRLLELGGNIYFLAKVIASDGQSFVQGVSTMSGMTLEAYQAMMVAGGRSPEGLKSKRDQAALAAVAEAAGEIANSPINLGAH; the protein is encoded by the coding sequence ATGGATATCGCCGCCTATCTCGACGAGCTCGAGGATATTCCGGGCACCCACGTCTTCACCGCGCGCCGCGCGCGCCAGGGCTATCATCTCAACCAATGCTGCATGAGCCTGATGCACGCCGAGAATCGCGATCGCTGGCGCGCCGACGAAGCCGCCTATCTGACCGACTGGAAGCTCAGCGACGATCAGCGCACCGCGCTGCTGGCGCGCGATTATGGCCGGCTGCTCGAACTGGGCGGCAACATCTATTTCCTCGCGAAGGTAATCGCCTCGGACGGGCAGAGCTTCGTCCAGGGCGTCTCGACCATGTCGGGCATGACGCTGGAAGCGTATCAGGCGATGATGGTTGCCGGCGGACGATCGCCCGAGGGCCTCAAGTCGAAGCGCGACCAGGCCGCGCTTGCCGCGGTCGCCGAGGCGGCGGGCGAGATCGCAAACAGCCCGATCAATCTGGGAGCGCATTGA
- a CDS encoding helix-turn-helix transcriptional regulator: MSYIRKIEEWRAPVSMGAIYERLLQTTGTEQFGPAIHDAVMTVTGGARRIYLFEATGRENSDLQYFFCEPRLEAMLPAYSQHYHNIDPVCDAYSAAPCVSDIAIQRIRPEDIGSDEFRRRFFDQAGIVERVSIIQRGAHAWRVINVARHRSTGIFSDGELDALLGLARLALPMLPLNRRRALARSPSAQHVEDRLHLLCPSLTRREQEVCARATVGMSVEATAIDLGIAKTSVMTYRKRSYQRLGITSVHELCALLAH; the protein is encoded by the coding sequence GTGTCCTATATCCGCAAGATCGAGGAGTGGCGTGCGCCCGTCTCGATGGGAGCGATCTACGAACGCTTGCTGCAAACCACGGGCACCGAGCAGTTCGGACCGGCGATCCATGATGCGGTGATGACCGTCACCGGCGGCGCGCGGCGCATCTATCTGTTCGAGGCGACTGGGCGCGAGAATAGCGACCTGCAATATTTCTTCTGCGAGCCGCGGCTCGAGGCGATGCTGCCGGCCTACAGCCAGCATTATCATAATATCGATCCGGTCTGCGATGCCTACAGCGCCGCCCCCTGCGTCAGCGACATCGCGATCCAGCGGATCCGGCCCGAGGATATCGGCTCGGACGAGTTTCGCCGCCGCTTCTTCGATCAGGCCGGGATCGTCGAGCGCGTCTCGATCATCCAGCGCGGCGCGCATGCCTGGCGCGTGATCAACGTCGCCCGCCATCGCTCGACCGGCATCTTCAGCGACGGCGAGCTCGACGCGCTGCTCGGGCTCGCGCGGCTGGCGCTGCCGATGCTGCCGCTCAATCGCCGCCGCGCGCTGGCGCGGTCGCCGAGCGCGCAGCATGTCGAAGACCGGCTGCACCTGCTTTGCCCGAGCCTCACCCGGCGCGAGCAGGAGGTGTGCGCGCGCGCGACGGTCGGCATGTCGGTCGAGGCGACCGCGATCGACCTCGGCATCGCGAAGACCAGCGTAATGACCTATCGCAAGCGCAGCTACCAGCGTCTGGGGATCACGAGCGTGCACGAGCTTTGCGCGCTTCTCGCGCATTGA
- a CDS encoding methylenetetrahydrofolate reductase, with protein sequence MIDAPVRAISKTCALIDRWSVEITAKDAERLEEAAALIPPGTKVPVTFLPGESFEARVATARRVKELGFVPIPHISARRLHSEAELRDFLAALQREVGNDHAFVVAGDPPEPMGPYPDALALIRSGMLAEHGIKRVGISGYPEGHADIGNDKIWQATRDKRDLLLQGGHDFAIVTQFGFNAGPMLDWVEQMREAGIDATIRLGIPGPASVKRLLSFAARCGVGASASVMSKYGLSVTRLLSNAGPDKLVEELAARFDPARHGDVLLHFYPFGGLRATAEWVRDFQAKHGCAPQGQN encoded by the coding sequence ATGATCGACGCACCGGTGCGCGCCATCAGCAAGACCTGCGCATTGATCGACCGCTGGTCGGTCGAGATCACGGCCAAGGACGCCGAACGCCTCGAAGAGGCGGCGGCATTGATCCCGCCGGGGACGAAGGTGCCGGTCACCTTCCTCCCCGGCGAGAGTTTCGAGGCGCGGGTGGCGACTGCAAGGCGCGTGAAGGAGCTCGGCTTCGTGCCGATCCCGCACATTTCCGCGCGGCGGCTGCATTCGGAGGCCGAGCTCCGCGACTTCCTCGCGGCGCTCCAGCGCGAGGTCGGCAACGATCACGCCTTCGTCGTCGCGGGCGATCCGCCCGAGCCGATGGGGCCTTACCCCGATGCGCTGGCGCTGATCCGCTCAGGCATGCTCGCCGAGCATGGCATCAAGCGCGTCGGCATTTCGGGCTATCCCGAGGGACATGCCGATATCGGCAACGACAAGATCTGGCAGGCGACGCGCGACAAGCGCGATTTGCTGCTCCAGGGCGGCCATGATTTCGCGATCGTCACCCAGTTCGGGTTCAACGCCGGGCCGATGCTCGATTGGGTCGAGCAGATGCGCGAGGCGGGGATCGATGCGACGATCCGGCTCGGCATTCCGGGGCCCGCCAGCGTAAAGCGGCTGCTGAGCTTCGCGGCGCGCTGCGGCGTCGGGGCTTCGGCTTCGGTAATGTCAAAGTACGGGTTGTCGGTGACGCGATTGCTGTCGAACGCCGGGCCGGACAAGTTGGTCGAGGAACTCGCCGCGCGCTTCGATCCGGCGCGGCATGGCGATGTCCTGCTCCATTTCTATCCGTTCGGCGGCCTGCGCGCGACCGCCGAATGGGTCCGCGATTTTCAGGCGAAGCATGGCTGCGCCCCACAAGGACAGAATTGA
- a CDS encoding alpha/beta fold hydrolase, with the protein MSANTPPSLLLLPGLWCDRTIWSPQLDSLSALEVQVADYGEARSLAEMAVRALAGAPPRFALAGHSMGARVALEVFRQAPERVERLALLDTGIHPVSAGEAAKRHAQRDLGRSRGIEALIDAWLLPMLHPAHRDMPEIVEPLRAMCRRGGLAMFEAHIEALLGRTDPRDLLPTIAVPTLVGVGRQDAWSPVEQHRQIAAAIPGSILTIFEDSGHMAPVEAPQAVTAALRRWLEPEEAINREDEYEQS; encoded by the coding sequence ATGAGTGCGAACACGCCACCCTCTCTGCTTCTGCTGCCCGGCCTCTGGTGCGACCGGACGATCTGGTCGCCGCAGCTTGATTCTTTGTCCGCTTTGGAGGTGCAGGTGGCCGACTATGGCGAGGCGCGCAGCCTGGCCGAGATGGCCGTGCGCGCGCTTGCGGGCGCGCCGCCTCGTTTCGCTCTGGCCGGTCATTCGATGGGCGCCCGAGTCGCACTGGAGGTCTTCCGCCAGGCACCCGAACGCGTCGAGCGCCTGGCCTTGCTCGATACCGGCATCCATCCCGTCTCGGCGGGCGAGGCCGCCAAGCGCCACGCCCAGCGCGATCTGGGCAGGTCGCGCGGGATCGAAGCGCTGATCGATGCGTGGCTGCTGCCGATGCTGCACCCCGCGCATCGCGACATGCCCGAAATCGTCGAGCCGCTGCGCGCGATGTGCCGGCGCGGCGGGCTTGCCATGTTCGAGGCGCATATCGAGGCGCTGCTGGGTCGTACCGATCCACGCGACCTGCTCCCCACCATCGCCGTGCCGACGCTCGTCGGCGTCGGGCGACAGGATGCATGGAGCCCCGTCGAGCAGCACCGCCAAATCGCCGCGGCGATCCCCGGCAGCATCCTCACCATATTCGAAGACAGCGGCCACATGGCGCCGGTCGAAGCGCCACAGGCGGTCACCGCCGCGCTCCGCCGCTGGCTAGAACCCGAAGAAGCAATCAACCGAGAGGACGAATATGAGCAATCTTGA
- the purU gene encoding formyltetrahydrofolate deformylase yields the protein MSSEYIITLSSKDRPGIVAAITTALADSGANIREAQQFDDMLTGRFFMRVVFDIPDDSVDGLRTRLAAPIDSFALELTLRPREQRKRVLILVSKFDHCLGDLLYRNRLGELPMDVVGIIGNHPREALNISLIGDIPYHHLPVTRETKVQQEAQIKQLVEQTDADLVVLARYMQILSDDLSHFLAGRCINIHHSFLPGFKGAKPYHQAHERGVKLIGATAHFVTADLDEGPIIEQDVEHIGHADTPDDLVRKGRDIERRVLARAVRLYVEDRILLNGSKTVVFKH from the coding sequence ATGTCGTCCGAATATATCATCACCCTCTCTTCCAAGGATCGTCCCGGCATCGTCGCCGCGATCACCACCGCGCTTGCCGACAGCGGCGCGAACATCCGCGAGGCGCAGCAGTTCGACGATATGCTGACCGGCCGCTTCTTCATGCGTGTCGTGTTCGATATCCCCGACGATTCTGTGGACGGGCTCCGTACCCGGCTCGCGGCGCCGATCGACAGTTTCGCGCTCGAACTCACCCTGCGCCCGCGCGAGCAGCGCAAGCGCGTGCTGATCCTGGTCTCGAAATTCGATCACTGCCTGGGCGATCTTCTCTATCGTAACCGGCTGGGCGAGCTGCCGATGGATGTGGTCGGCATCATCGGCAATCATCCGCGCGAGGCGCTGAACATCTCGCTGATCGGCGACATCCCCTACCACCATCTGCCGGTGACCAGGGAAACCAAGGTGCAGCAGGAAGCGCAGATCAAGCAGCTGGTCGAGCAGACCGACGCCGATCTGGTGGTGCTCGCGCGCTACATGCAGATCCTCTCCGACGATCTTTCGCACTTCCTTGCCGGGCGCTGCATCAACATCCACCACAGCTTCCTGCCCGGCTTCAAGGGCGCCAAGCCCTACCACCAGGCGCATGAGCGCGGGGTCAAGCTGATCGGCGCGACCGCGCATTTCGTGACCGCGGACCTGGATGAGGGCCCGATCATCGAACAGGATGTCGAGCATATCGGCCATGCCGACACGCCCGACGATCTGGTTCGCAAGGGCCGCGACATCGAGCGGCGGGTGCTCGCCCGCGCGGTGCGGCTCTATGTCGAGGACCGCATCCTGCTGAACGGCAGCAAGACGGTCGTGTTCAAGCACTGA